In Herbaspirillum sp. WKF16, one genomic interval encodes:
- a CDS encoding alpha-2-macroglobulin family protein yields the protein MAALLLPAPAAQAANASVVSFSPQGEVSRIRQVRARFSESMVRFGDPKAASPFDVDCGVAGSSRWADDKNWVFDFERDLPPGASCSFSVRTGTRSVAGNALGGKSRFQFSTGGPAVTRVQPYAESQIAEDQAFILFQNGAATEASVREHLYCEAEGINERIPAKAVGEGDRKALLQEFAKGIDPASVTIVQCQQRLPNDAHVKLVWDRGIAAAGAPAIVTSQPQVFKFQVRSEFSASFSCQRENANAACSPILPLTLSFSAPVPRKLAEQVLLNATTGKIKPTLDSSEGDAVRDLTFKPPFPEKSEFTITLPSGFKDEDGRALGNASSFPLKSALADFPPLAKFPAAPFGIIELNADPTLPVTLRRVESGLLVRGADGRALPGKVADLKVDGGNGDRGVIAWLTRLNKYHEKWGDPKKVDSRGVSLLSKEPGVKKLDLPAQKDAKEGEWPFEVIGIPLKEPGFYVVELESQKLGASLLGKPQPMYVRTSALVTNLAVHVKLGRANGAVWVTRLDNAKPVAEAEVRVSNCQGAQLWQGKTDARGVAVLPPLEDACANRPYSAANADDINGLFVSARKTDEKGRADMAFALTSWNDGIESWRFNLPTDTDKAATTRATTIFDRSLFRAGETVSMKHVIRTETMQGLGLVRREDLPTRVRITHQGSGQQYQFPLAWRGNKSAETTFALPREAKLGSYEVVLDQGTVKAGGQNAGNDGGDGNEEEGGYGYGRGTYYTGSFRVEEFRLPLMQGRITPPKGAQVAIRELPLDLQLNYINGGGAANQQVRVSSLLRSRAVNIAGYDGFSFDPPRADGDGNSNADDQKIVADKLAVTLDKNGAGRTVVAKLPAVQRPQELLTEMTYSDPNGEVQTVSSVTPLWPSAVVVGLRAGNWISVKKKLTLSAVTLDTAGRPLAGVPVEIRAVARKTNSHRKRMVGGFYAYENDQSTQDLGKLCSGKSDQHGMFMCDTELSEAGNVDLIASAKDERGNASNAYSSVWVTGRGELWFDGENQDRIDILAEKKNYQPGETAKFQVRMPFRYATALVAVEREGVIDTQVVQLSGQDPTISVPVKAGYGPNVYVSVLAVRGRMREVPWYSFFVWGWKEPVNWWHEFREYQAPGPVVDLSKPAWKYGIAEINVGDAGHRLQVAVTADKAAYPIRATAKVQVQVKLPDGKPAAGAEFALAAVDEALLELQPNSSWDVLHAMLQRRSYGVETSTAQMQVVGKRHYGKKATPAGGGGGRAPTRELFDTLLLWKPNVVLDAEGRATLEVPLNDALSSFRIVAVAESGTDYFGTGSISIRSTQDVQLISGLPPLVREGDSFSGTVTVRNTTTHDMKIKLAARAQGGAPASALSLPEREVAVAAGQSAEVMWPVQAPEGVTQLAWEISAQEQGGQNAKDAMKFTQRVAPAVPVTVQQATLFQLDRSAAIPVSQPAGNLPGRGGLSAALKPSLAGGSEALTRYFADYPFSCLEQKTSKAIGLRDEAAWQKVAADLPTYLDGDGLAYYFPPADSGARRGSDTLTAYLLAATGEAGYAIPQASRDKMLEGLASFVEGRITRDFWSPQKDLDVRKLAALEALSRYNRVQPSMLGSLQVNPNQWPTSGLLDWIAILQRVPAIPERQKKLDEADQILRARLNFQGTRMGFSNEEGDYWWWLMSSGDANANRLILLELNNPAWRDDMPRLVAGAIGRQQRGHWGTTTANVWGSLALEKFARKFESEPVTGTTRATLEQGGATAASQSLAWSGAAGGGKLLLPWPKTDGAGGAVRFTQEGNGRPWVTLQSLAAVPLKQPFSSGYRIARKIEAIEQKQAGAYTRGDVLRVTLEIDAQADMSWVVVSDPVPGGATLLGSGLGRDSAIAQGGQDKPRDRGLGWMAYEERSFEAYRAYYESMPKGRTSISYTVRLNNAGEFNLPPTRVEAMYAPEMFGEIPNQKLVVKAQQ from the coding sequence ATGGCTGCGCTGCTGCTGCCGGCGCCCGCCGCGCAGGCCGCCAACGCCAGCGTAGTCTCCTTCTCGCCGCAGGGCGAGGTGTCGCGCATCAGGCAGGTGAGGGCGCGCTTCTCCGAATCCATGGTCAGGTTCGGCGACCCCAAGGCGGCCTCGCCGTTCGACGTCGATTGCGGCGTGGCCGGCAGTTCGCGCTGGGCCGACGACAAGAACTGGGTATTCGACTTCGAGCGCGACCTGCCGCCGGGCGCCAGCTGCAGCTTCAGCGTGCGCACCGGCACCCGCTCGGTGGCCGGCAATGCGTTGGGCGGCAAGAGCCGTTTCCAGTTCAGCACCGGCGGTCCGGCGGTGACGCGCGTGCAGCCCTATGCCGAGTCGCAGATCGCCGAAGACCAGGCCTTCATCCTGTTCCAGAACGGCGCAGCCACCGAGGCCTCGGTGCGCGAGCACCTGTATTGCGAAGCCGAGGGCATCAACGAACGCATCCCCGCCAAGGCGGTGGGCGAGGGCGACCGCAAGGCCCTGCTGCAGGAGTTCGCCAAGGGCATCGACCCGGCCTCGGTCACCATCGTGCAATGCCAGCAGCGCCTGCCCAACGATGCGCACGTGAAGCTGGTGTGGGATCGCGGCATCGCCGCCGCCGGCGCGCCGGCGATCGTCACCTCGCAGCCGCAGGTGTTCAAGTTCCAGGTCCGCAGCGAGTTCAGCGCCAGCTTCTCCTGCCAGCGCGAGAACGCCAACGCGGCCTGCTCGCCCATCCTGCCGCTGACGCTGTCGTTCTCCGCGCCGGTGCCGCGCAAGCTGGCCGAACAGGTGCTCCTCAACGCCACCACCGGCAAGATCAAGCCGACGCTGGACAGCAGCGAAGGCGATGCGGTGCGCGACCTGACGTTCAAGCCGCCGTTCCCCGAGAAGTCCGAATTCACCATCACGCTGCCGAGCGGCTTCAAGGATGAGGACGGCCGCGCGTTGGGCAATGCCTCGTCCTTCCCGCTGAAATCGGCGCTGGCCGATTTCCCGCCGTTGGCCAAATTCCCGGCCGCCCCCTTTGGCATCATCGAACTCAACGCCGACCCCACGCTGCCTGTCACGCTGCGCCGCGTCGAATCCGGCCTGCTGGTGCGCGGCGCCGACGGCCGCGCGCTGCCCGGCAAGGTAGCCGACCTGAAGGTCGACGGTGGCAATGGCGACCGCGGCGTGATCGCCTGGCTGACGCGCCTGAACAAATATCACGAGAAATGGGGCGACCCGAAGAAGGTCGATTCGCGCGGCGTGAGCCTGCTTTCCAAGGAGCCGGGCGTGAAGAAACTCGACCTGCCGGCGCAGAAGGATGCCAAGGAGGGCGAATGGCCCTTCGAGGTGATCGGCATTCCCCTGAAGGAGCCGGGCTTCTACGTGGTGGAGCTGGAGTCGCAAAAGCTGGGCGCCTCGCTGCTGGGCAAGCCGCAGCCGATGTACGTGCGCACCAGCGCGCTGGTGACCAACCTGGCAGTGCACGTGAAGCTGGGCCGCGCCAACGGCGCCGTGTGGGTCACGCGCCTGGACAACGCCAAGCCTGTGGCCGAGGCCGAGGTGCGCGTCTCCAACTGCCAGGGCGCGCAGCTGTGGCAGGGCAAGACCGACGCCCGCGGCGTGGCCGTGCTGCCGCCGCTGGAAGACGCCTGCGCCAACCGCCCGTACAGCGCGGCCAATGCCGACGACATCAACGGCCTCTTCGTCAGCGCGCGCAAGACCGATGAAAAGGGTCGCGCCGACATGGCCTTCGCCCTGACCTCATGGAATGACGGCATCGAGTCCTGGCGCTTCAACCTGCCTACCGATACCGACAAGGCGGCCACCACGCGCGCCACCACCATCTTCGACCGCAGCCTGTTCCGCGCCGGCGAGACGGTGTCGATGAAGCACGTGATCCGCACCGAGACCATGCAGGGCCTGGGCCTGGTGCGCAGGGAAGACTTGCCCACGCGCGTGCGTATCACGCACCAGGGCAGCGGCCAGCAATACCAGTTCCCGCTGGCCTGGCGCGGCAACAAGAGCGCCGAGACCACGTTCGCGTTACCCAGGGAGGCCAAGCTGGGCAGCTATGAGGTGGTGCTGGACCAGGGCACGGTCAAGGCCGGCGGCCAGAATGCCGGCAATGACGGCGGCGATGGCAATGAAGAGGAAGGCGGCTACGGCTACGGCCGCGGCACCTATTACACCGGCAGCTTCCGCGTCGAGGAATTCCGCCTGCCGCTGATGCAGGGGCGCATCACGCCGCCCAAGGGCGCGCAGGTGGCGATCAGGGAACTGCCGCTGGACCTGCAGCTGAACTACATCAACGGCGGCGGCGCAGCCAACCAGCAGGTGCGGGTATCGAGCCTGCTGCGTTCGCGTGCGGTGAACATCGCCGGCTACGACGGCTTCTCGTTCGACCCGCCGCGTGCCGACGGCGATGGCAACAGCAACGCCGACGACCAGAAGATCGTGGCCGACAAGCTGGCCGTCACGCTCGACAAGAACGGCGCGGGCCGCACCGTGGTCGCCAAGCTGCCGGCGGTGCAACGGCCGCAGGAATTGCTCACCGAGATGACCTACAGCGATCCCAACGGCGAGGTGCAGACCGTCTCCAGTGTCACGCCGCTGTGGCCCTCGGCCGTGGTGGTCGGACTGCGCGCGGGCAACTGGATCTCGGTCAAGAAGAAGCTGACGCTCTCCGCCGTCACGCTCGACACCGCCGGCCGGCCGCTGGCCGGGGTGCCGGTCGAGATCCGCGCAGTCGCCCGCAAGACCAACTCGCACCGCAAGCGTATGGTCGGCGGCTTCTACGCCTATGAAAACGACCAGAGCACGCAGGACCTCGGTAAGCTATGCTCGGGCAAGAGCGACCAGCACGGCATGTTCATGTGCGACACCGAGTTGTCCGAGGCGGGCAACGTGGATCTCATCGCCAGCGCGAAGGATGAGCGCGGAAATGCTTCCAACGCCTACTCCTCCGTGTGGGTGACCGGCCGCGGCGAGCTGTGGTTCGACGGCGAGAACCAGGACCGCATCGATATCCTGGCCGAGAAGAAGAACTACCAGCCCGGCGAGACCGCCAAGTTCCAGGTGCGCATGCCGTTCCGCTATGCCACCGCGCTGGTGGCGGTGGAGCGCGAGGGCGTGATCGATACCCAGGTGGTGCAATTGTCCGGCCAGGATCCGACGATCAGCGTGCCGGTCAAGGCCGGCTACGGCCCCAACGTCTATGTGTCGGTGCTGGCGGTGCGCGGCCGCATGCGCGAGGTGCCGTGGTACTCCTTCTTCGTCTGGGGCTGGAAGGAGCCGGTCAACTGGTGGCATGAGTTCCGCGAGTACCAGGCGCCCGGCCCGGTCGTCGACCTCTCCAAGCCGGCCTGGAAGTACGGCATCGCCGAGATCAACGTCGGCGACGCCGGCCACAGGCTGCAAGTGGCGGTGACGGCCGACAAGGCGGCCTATCCGATCCGGGCCACCGCCAAGGTGCAGGTGCAGGTCAAGCTGCCCGACGGCAAGCCCGCCGCCGGCGCCGAGTTCGCGCTGGCGGCGGTGGACGAGGCGCTGCTCGAACTGCAGCCCAACAGCAGTTGGGATGTGCTGCACGCCATGCTGCAGCGGCGCAGCTACGGCGTCGAGACCTCCACCGCGCAGATGCAGGTAGTCGGCAAGCGCCATTACGGCAAGAAGGCCACGCCCGCCGGCGGCGGCGGCGGCCGCGCGCCGACGCGCGAGCTGTTCGACACGCTGCTGCTATGGAAGCCGAACGTCGTGCTCGACGCCGAGGGCCGCGCCACCCTGGAGGTGCCGCTGAACGATGCGCTGAGCTCTTTCCGCATCGTCGCCGTGGCCGAGAGCGGGACCGATTATTTCGGTACCGGCAGCATCAGCATCCGCTCGACGCAGGACGTGCAGCTGATCTCCGGCCTGCCGCCGCTGGTGCGCGAGGGCGACAGTTTCAGTGGCACGGTCACGGTGCGCAACACCACCACGCACGATATGAAGATCAAGCTTGCGGCGCGCGCCCAGGGCGGCGCTCCCGCCTCGGCGCTGAGCCTGCCCGAGCGTGAAGTGGCGGTCGCCGCCGGTCAATCGGCCGAGGTGATGTGGCCGGTGCAGGCGCCGGAAGGCGTGACCCAGCTGGCATGGGAAATCAGTGCGCAGGAGCAGGGCGGGCAGAACGCGAAGGATGCGATGAAGTTCACCCAGCGCGTGGCGCCGGCAGTGCCGGTGACGGTGCAGCAGGCCACGCTGTTCCAGCTCGACCGCAGCGCCGCCATCCCGGTGTCGCAACCGGCCGGCAACCTGCCCGGGCGCGGCGGCTTGTCCGCGGCCTTGAAGCCCAGCCTGGCCGGCGGCAGCGAGGCCCTGACGCGCTACTTTGCCGACTATCCCTTCTCCTGCCTGGAGCAGAAGACCTCCAAGGCCATCGGCCTGCGCGACGAGGCGGCATGGCAGAAGGTGGCGGCGGACCTGCCGACCTACCTCGACGGCGACGGCCTGGCCTACTACTTCCCGCCGGCCGATAGCGGCGCGCGGCGTGGCAGCGATACGCTGACGGCCTACCTGCTGGCGGCCACCGGCGAAGCCGGCTACGCGATCCCGCAGGCCAGCCGCGACAAGATGCTGGAAGGCCTGGCGAGCTTCGTCGAGGGCCGTATCACGCGCGACTTCTGGTCGCCGCAGAAGGATCTCGACGTGCGCAAGCTGGCCGCATTGGAGGCGCTGTCGCGCTACAACCGCGTGCAGCCGTCCATGCTCGGCTCGCTGCAGGTCAATCCCAACCAGTGGCCGACTTCCGGCCTGCTGGACTGGATCGCCATCCTGCAGCGCGTGCCGGCCATCCCCGAGCGCCAGAAGAAGCTGGACGAGGCCGACCAGATCCTGCGCGCGCGCCTGAACTTCCAGGGCACGCGCATGGGCTTCTCGAATGAAGAGGGCGACTACTGGTGGTGGCTCATGAGCAGCGGCGACGCCAACGCCAACCGCCTGATCCTGCTGGAACTGAACAACCCGGCCTGGCGCGACGACATGCCGCGCCTGGTGGCCGGCGCCATCGGCCGCCAGCAGCGCGGCCATTGGGGCACCACCACCGCCAACGTCTGGGGCAGCCTGGCGCTGGAGAAATTCGCGCGCAAGTTCGAGTCCGAACCGGTCACCGGCACCACCCGCGCCACGCTGGAGCAAGGCGGCGCCACGGCGGCCAGCCAGAGCCTGGCATGGAGCGGCGCGGCCGGTGGCGGCAAGCTGCTGCTGCCCTGGCCCAAGACCGATGGCGCCGGCGGCGCCGTGCGCTTCACGCAGGAGGGCAACGGCCGGCCGTGGGTGACGCTGCAAAGCCTGGCGGCGGTGCCGCTGAAGCAGCCGTTCTCCAGCGGCTACCGCATCGCGCGCAAGATCGAGGCGATCGAGCAGAAGCAGGCCGGCGCCTACACCCGCGGCGACGTACTGCGCGTAACGCTGGAGATCGACGCCCAGGCCGACATGAGCTGGGTGGTGGTCAGCGATCCGGTGCCGGGCGGCGCGACCCTGCTGGGCTCGGGGCTGGGCCGCGACTCCGCCATTGCGCAGGGCGGCCAGGACAAGCCGCGCGACCGCGGCCTGGGCTGGATGGCCTATGAAGAACGCAGCTTCGAAGCCTACCGCGCCTACTACGAATCCATGCCCAAGGGCCGCACCAGCATCAGCTATACGGTGCGCCTGAACAATGCCGGCGAGTTCAACCTGCCGCCGACGCGGGTGGAGGCGATGTACGCGCCCGAGATGTTCGGCGAGATCCCGAACCAGAAGCTGGTGGTCAAGGCGCAGCAGTAG
- a CDS encoding LysR family transcriptional regulator: MAIQSEELRTFVAVVEAGTLSAAAEVLEQTTSGVSRALSRLEEKLGASLLTRTTRRMDLTEEGHAFLEQARSILAAMETAEETVRMRTQKPVGKLRVDAAVPFMLHCVVPHVGAFREAYPGIELELTTNDRFIDLVEQRTDIAIRIGELQDSTLHAKPLSSARLNIVASPGYLARHGEPTSVEALAEHRLIGFSQPDSLNHWPLRHEGGDRYPIKPSIRASSGETIRQLALHGQGIASLSNFMSDADIAGGRLVKLLAPAYSGYQQKISAVYYRNTQLSRRISCFLDFLQDKL; the protein is encoded by the coding sequence ATGGCGATTCAATCGGAAGAACTGCGCACCTTCGTCGCCGTGGTGGAGGCGGGAACCCTGTCGGCTGCCGCCGAGGTGCTGGAGCAGACCACCTCGGGCGTGAGCCGCGCGCTGTCGCGGCTGGAGGAGAAGCTGGGCGCCAGCCTGCTGACCCGCACCACGCGCCGCATGGACCTGACCGAGGAGGGCCATGCCTTCCTGGAGCAGGCGCGCAGCATCCTGGCGGCCATGGAGACGGCCGAGGAGACCGTGCGCATGCGTACCCAGAAGCCGGTCGGCAAGCTGCGCGTGGATGCCGCCGTGCCCTTCATGCTCCATTGCGTGGTGCCGCATGTGGGCGCCTTTCGCGAGGCCTATCCCGGCATCGAGCTGGAACTGACCACCAACGACCGCTTCATCGACCTGGTGGAGCAGCGCACCGACATCGCCATCCGCATCGGTGAGCTGCAGGATTCCACGCTGCACGCCAAGCCCCTCAGTTCGGCGCGGCTCAACATCGTCGCCAGCCCCGGCTACCTGGCGCGTCATGGCGAACCGACCTCGGTCGAGGCGCTGGCCGAACACCGCCTGATCGGCTTTTCCCAGCCCGACTCGCTGAACCACTGGCCGCTGCGCCATGAGGGCGGCGACCGCTACCCGATCAAGCCGTCGATCCGCGCCTCCAGCGGCGAGACCATCCGGCAACTGGCGCTGCACGGGCAGGGCATCGCCTCGCTGTCCAATTTCATGTCGGACGCCGACATCGCCGGCGGCCGGCTGGTGAAATTGCTGGCGCCGGCCTATAGCGGCTATCAGCAAAAGATTTCAGCGGTCTACTATCGCAATACGCAACTTTCGCGGCGTATCAGCTGTTTTTTGGATTTTTTGCAGGACAAGCTTTGA
- a CDS encoding MFS transporter, producing MPIALWALTISAFAIGTTEFVIMGLLPEVAANLGVTLSAAGLLVTGYALGVFVGAPLVTATTGRLPRKTLLIALMVVFVIGNLLCALAPNYGMLMLGRVVASFAHGAFFGVGSVVATSLVSKEKQASAIALMFTGLTVANVLGVPFGTWLGQMYGWRATFWAVTVIGLVALAATALLVPRSQGGEEADFGRELRVLARPQVMLGLAMTVLGFGGVFAAFTYIAPILTDISGFPPAAVSPILLLFGVGLVIGNLLGGKLADRKLMATLVGSMAALAIVLVLFGLTNEHKIASIIGVGLMGMAAFATVPPLQMRVLEKATGAPNLASSANIAAFNLGNAAGAWLGGLTIDHGPGLHAVPYVAALLPIAGIVVALISWKMDGKRAAVQPGGNVEAC from the coding sequence ATGCCAATAGCACTTTGGGCGCTGACCATCAGCGCATTTGCGATCGGAACCACCGAGTTCGTGATCATGGGCCTGTTGCCGGAGGTGGCGGCCAACCTGGGCGTGACGCTCTCCGCCGCCGGCCTGCTGGTGACCGGCTATGCGCTGGGCGTGTTCGTCGGCGCGCCGCTGGTGACCGCCACCACCGGCCGCCTGCCGCGCAAGACGCTGTTGATCGCCCTGATGGTGGTGTTCGTGATCGGCAACCTGCTGTGCGCGCTGGCGCCCAACTACGGCATGCTGATGCTGGGCCGCGTGGTGGCGTCCTTCGCCCATGGCGCGTTCTTCGGCGTCGGCTCGGTGGTAGCCACCAGCCTGGTGTCCAAGGAAAAGCAGGCATCGGCCATCGCGCTGATGTTCACCGGCCTGACCGTGGCCAACGTGCTGGGCGTGCCCTTCGGCACCTGGCTGGGCCAGATGTACGGCTGGCGCGCCACCTTCTGGGCGGTCACCGTGATCGGCCTCGTGGCGCTGGCCGCGACCGCCCTCCTGGTGCCGCGCTCGCAGGGCGGCGAGGAGGCCGACTTCGGCCGCGAGCTGCGCGTGCTGGCCCGTCCCCAGGTCATGCTGGGCCTGGCGATGACGGTGCTGGGCTTCGGCGGCGTGTTCGCGGCCTTCACCTATATCGCCCCGATCCTGACCGACATCAGCGGTTTCCCGCCGGCTGCGGTCTCGCCCATCCTGCTGCTGTTCGGCGTGGGCCTGGTGATCGGCAACCTGCTGGGCGGCAAGCTGGCCGACAGGAAGCTGATGGCCACGCTGGTGGGCAGCATGGCGGCGCTGGCGATCGTGCTGGTGCTGTTCGGCCTGACCAATGAGCACAAGATCGCTTCCATCATCGGCGTGGGCCTGATGGGCATGGCCGCCTTCGCCACCGTGCCGCCGCTGCAGATGCGCGTGCTGGAAAAAGCTACCGGCGCGCCCAACCTGGCGTCCTCGGCCAACATCGCCGCGTTCAACCTGGGCAATGCCGCCGGCGCCTGGCTGGGCGGCCTGACCATCGACCACGGCCCCGGCCTGCATGCGGTGCCCTACGTCGCCGCCCTGCTGCCTATCGCCGGCATCGTGGTGGCCCTGATCAGCTGGAAGATGGACGGCAAGCGCGCCGCCGTGCAACCGGGCGGCAACGTCGAAGCCTGCTGA